ACTCCGTCCTCAACGCCAAGTTTCACGAACAGGAAGCCGAAATTGTGGCCCGGGCGGGCCAACGCGGCGCCGTGACCATTGCGACCAACATGGCCGGCCGCGGCACCGACATCAAACTGGGTCCGGGCGTGGCCGAATTGGGCGGCCTGCACGTGCTCGCCACCGAGCGGCACGAATCGCGCCGCATTGACCGCCAGTTGCGTGGCCGTTGTTCGCGCCAGGGCGACCCGGGCAGCTCGCATTTCTTCATTTCGCTCGAGGACGACCTGATGCGCCTGTTTGGCTCGGACAAGATCGTCAAATACATGGAGCGCATGGGCCTCGAGGAGGGGCAGGAACTCGAGCATCCATTGCTGAACCGTTCCATCGAGCAGGCGCAAAAGCGCGTCGAACAGCACAACTTCCAGATCCGCAAGCGCACGCTCGAATACGACGACGTGATGAACAAGCAGCGCGAAGTCATCTACGGCTTCCGCAACGAGATCATCCACGGCGACGACGTGCGTGACCGCCTCATGGACATCATGGAGGAGGTCGTCGTCCAGAAGGCGGCGGAATACACGACCAGCGAGACGGAATTTGAACACTGGAAAATCCGGCCGCTCGCGGACTGGGTGAACCTGAACTTCCCGCTGGGCATGCCGGAAGAGGAGATTCGCAAGGCGGCCGAATCAGGCAAGGAATCCCCGGTTGCCGGTTCGTTGTATGACGGCTTGAGCCCGCAGCAGTTTGCGGTGTGCAATTTCATCACCGAAGCCGTGCGCCGGGCCTACGAACTCAAGGTGAGTTTCGAGCAGCCCGAGGCGCTGCAGAGCGTTGAACGGTTCACCATCCTGACCGCCATCGACCGGCTGTGGCAGGAACATTTGTATGAAATGGACAGCCTGCGTTACAGCATCGGGCTGCGGGCGCACGGCCAGCGCGATCCGTTGATTGAATACAAGGCCGAAGCCTACAAGCTGTTTGACGACCTGATGGTCAACATCAAGACCGAGATTTGTCACAACATCTTCCGCAGCGCGTCCAGTCTGATGGCGTTTGAAAACTTCCTGCGCAACGCTCCGCAGAAGACGCTGCATCAGGACACCAGCGCGTTTGGCGCCGGGGGCGGGGCGCCGCCCGTCAAGGACAAGTCGGCCAGCGATGTGGTGAGCGAAGCGGCCCAGGCATTGGAAAAGGCCAAGCCCGTTCGCACCGGCCCGAAGGTGGGGCGCAACGATCCTTGTCCGTGCGGCAGCGGCAAGAAATACAAGCAGTGCTGCGGTCGCTGAGCGGCGTGTTTGCCGTGCCTCGGCCGGTTTCAAAATCGACCGGCCCGCCGGGCGCATCGGCCGGGTGACGCAAAAACCGGTTCAATTGGCTTGCGTCCTGTCCGGTCCCTTTGTTCCTTTGGGACAAGCACCTCGGAGTTGTTGGCATGGCCAGGCTTATCCCACAAGGTCAAGGAGGACTCACGCAGCCGCTGGAATTACGATTGGGAATCAATCGTCTGGGGCGGGGGCCGCAGAATGATTTTTCCATCGACCACGCCACCGTGTCGGCGCTCCACTGCGAAGTGCTCCTGAGCGGCGATTCGCTCACCGTGCGGGACCTCGACTCCACCAACGGCACCTACATCAACGGGCAACCTGTTCGGACTGCGGCGCTGCAAAACGGACACTACCTCCGCCTCGGCAGTGTCGAACTGTTGGTCGAAGTAATCGACGTCAACGTGGTCATTCCCCAGCCGCGGACACCCGCCCTGCCGCCGGTGTTGAAGACGGCCTCCGGGAAGAACGTGTGCATTCACCACGACTTCCGTCAGGCGGTTTGGAAGTGCACGCGCTGCGCGTGCCTGTTGTGCACGCCGTGCATCCACCGGTTGCGACGGCGGGGCGGCAAGACGCTTTATCTGTGCCCCGATTGCAGCGGCCTTTGTGAGGTGCTGCCGGAATTCGCCAAGAAGCCGAAACGATCCTGGTTCGGCTTTGTGAGCGACAAGCTGCATCTGACCCGGCTGATTACCCGGCGGCTCCGCAAACCGCCTGATTTGTAAGCACTTTTTTCGCGGACTTTCCCGGCTCCCGCCAAGCAGTGCTAGACGCTGGTGAGGCTTTCCCTTAGGATTTCCCCATGTCCAAGCCATCCAAGGCTGCGGAAGCGGCCCGGGCCGAGAACATATCTTTTGAAGACGCCATGGAGCGGCTGGAATCCATCGTGGATGCGATGGAGTCCGAGGAGCTTTCCCTGGAACATCTCCTTGCGCGATACGAGGAGGGCATGAAACTGGCCCGGGTGTGTCAGGCCAGAATCGCCGACGCCGAATTGAAGATTCAGAAGTTGGAAAAAACCGCGGAGGGCGCGTTCGCTGTGAGGCCCCTTTCGCTGGAC
This DNA window, taken from Verrucomicrobiia bacterium, encodes the following:
- a CDS encoding FHA domain-containing protein, which encodes MARLIPQGQGGLTQPLELRLGINRLGRGPQNDFSIDHATVSALHCEVLLSGDSLTVRDLDSTNGTYINGQPVRTAALQNGHYLRLGSVELLVEVIDVNVVIPQPRTPALPPVLKTASGKNVCIHHDFRQAVWKCTRCACLLCTPCIHRLRRRGGKTLYLCPDCSGLCEVLPEFAKKPKRSWFGFVSDKLHLTRLITRRLRKPPDL
- a CDS encoding exodeoxyribonuclease VII small subunit, whose translation is MSKPSKAAEAARAENISFEDAMERLESIVDAMESEELSLEHLLARYEEGMKLARVCQARIADAELKIQKLEKTAEGAFAVRPLSLDTTAEEA